In the Proteiniborus ethanoligenes genome, one interval contains:
- the glnA gene encoding type I glutamate--ammonia ligase, whose protein sequence is MIKSLANRDEQIEFIKKTIKEKNVRFIILQIADILGSAKSMALPITQIDKILNNEVMFDGSSIDGFARIEESDMYLNPDLSTFIILPWKTHNGYTNARMICDVYMPNGKPFKGCPRYVLKKALEKASSMGFDFFVGPEPEFYMFNVDEKGSPVLENNDKAAYFDMAPMDRGEDVREAITIALEGFGFEVEAAHHECGPGQHEIDFKYADALTTADNIMTFRYVVKKVADDFGLFASFMPKPVEGIAGSGMHLNMSLFKNGQNIFFDENKENGLSDEAMYFIGGILKHIKGFTAITNPLVNSYKRLVSGFEAPVNIAWSEKNRSPLIRIPAKRGLSTRVELRNPDPSCNPYLALATALTAGLDGIKNKIYPPEPVNKNIYEMCLEERQENHIEALPKSLYESILELSKNEIIKDALGSHVTDKFISAKLGEWENYITKVHKWEIEQYLRAY, encoded by the coding sequence ATGATAAAATCCTTAGCTAACAGAGATGAACAAATTGAATTTATTAAAAAAACCATAAAAGAAAAAAATGTTAGGTTTATTATTTTACAAATTGCCGATATTCTCGGCTCGGCAAAAAGCATGGCATTACCTATAACTCAGATAGATAAAATTCTTAACAATGAGGTTATGTTTGATGGCTCTTCTATTGATGGTTTTGCACGTATTGAAGAGTCAGATATGTATCTTAATCCAGACTTATCTACCTTTATAATTTTACCCTGGAAGACTCATAATGGTTATACAAATGCTAGAATGATTTGTGACGTATATATGCCTAATGGGAAGCCCTTTAAAGGATGTCCTAGATATGTGCTTAAAAAAGCCCTTGAAAAGGCTTCGAGTATGGGATTTGATTTTTTTGTTGGTCCTGAGCCTGAATTTTATATGTTTAATGTAGATGAAAAAGGAAGCCCAGTATTAGAAAATAATGATAAAGCAGCATATTTTGATATGGCACCTATGGATAGAGGTGAAGATGTTAGAGAGGCTATTACTATCGCTTTAGAAGGCTTCGGCTTTGAAGTTGAGGCTGCTCATCATGAATGCGGGCCAGGTCAGCATGAAATAGACTTTAAATATGCAGATGCACTAACTACTGCTGACAATATTATGACCTTTAGATATGTTGTAAAAAAGGTTGCAGATGACTTCGGATTATTTGCTAGCTTTATGCCAAAGCCCGTAGAAGGAATTGCAGGTTCTGGCATGCATCTTAACATGTCTTTGTTTAAAAATGGACAAAATATATTCTTTGATGAAAACAAGGAGAATGGATTAAGTGACGAAGCAATGTACTTTATTGGAGGTATATTAAAGCATATCAAAGGCTTTACTGCAATTACAAACCCTTTAGTAAATTCCTATAAAAGGTTAGTTAGTGGATTTGAAGCACCAGTAAATATAGCTTGGTCGGAAAAAAACAGGAGTCCTCTTATAAGAATACCTGCAAAAAGAGGCTTAAGCACAAGAGTTGAGCTTAGAAATCCAGACCCTTCATGCAATCCTTATTTAGCCTTAGCAACGGCTCTAACTGCTGGTCTTGATGGAATAAAGAACAAAATATACCCACCAGAGCCTGTGAATAAAAACATTTATGAAATGTGCCTAGAGGAAAGACAGGAAAACCATATTGAAGCTTTGCCAAAGAGCCTATATGAATCTATACTAGAATTATCTAAAAATGAAATAATTAAAGATGCCTTGGGAAGTCATGTAACAGATAAATTTATCTCTGCTAAGCTAGGAGAGTGGGAAAATTATATTACCAAAGTGCACAAATGGGAGATAGAACAATATTTAAGAGCATACTAA
- the glmM gene encoding phosphoglucosamine mutase yields MGRLFGTDGVRGIANKDLTSELAFKIGRAGAYVLAKNKKDVKIVVGMDTRISGDMLEAALVSGICSVGADVISVGIVPTPAVAYLTRALNAEAGVVISASHNPVEYNGIKIFSGTGHKLNDEVEEEIESYILDDIEVPLNPTGGEVGKRIIIDDGVKRYTDYIRKSISVDFKGIKVAMDCGNGAVYKAAPELIKDLGAEVEVIHNNPNGVNINVNCGSTKPEEVQKLVLDTKADIGLSFDGDADRLIAVDEKGNIVDGDHIMAICGLHLKEKGMLKQDTIVATIMSNLGLDICLKEEHIGLIKTKVGDRYVIEEMLKGGYSLGGEQSGHVIFLDYNTTGDGLLTALQLIAAIKERGEKLSKLAGIMTSLPQILINAKVSNENKNAYLEDEIIKEEIRKLEEKFHGEGRVLIRPSGTEPLVRVMIEGKDQEEITLMAKNLANIIEERLN; encoded by the coding sequence ATGGGAAGACTTTTTGGAACAGATGGAGTTAGGGGAATCGCTAATAAGGACCTGACCTCAGAGCTTGCATTTAAAATAGGAAGAGCAGGAGCTTATGTATTAGCTAAAAATAAAAAAGACGTAAAAATAGTTGTGGGAATGGACACTAGAATATCTGGAGATATGCTAGAGGCTGCATTAGTATCGGGTATATGCTCAGTAGGTGCAGATGTAATATCCGTGGGCATAGTGCCAACACCAGCAGTAGCCTATTTGACAAGAGCACTAAATGCAGAAGCAGGAGTAGTCATCTCTGCATCTCATAATCCTGTAGAGTACAATGGAATAAAAATTTTTAGCGGTACTGGTCATAAGCTTAATGATGAAGTAGAGGAAGAAATAGAGAGCTATATTTTAGACGATATAGAAGTACCATTAAATCCTACAGGGGGAGAAGTGGGCAAGAGAATTATTATTGATGATGGAGTAAAACGATATACTGATTATATAAGAAAAAGCATAAGCGTAGATTTTAAAGGTATAAAGGTTGCAATGGATTGTGGGAACGGAGCTGTGTATAAGGCTGCACCTGAGCTTATTAAAGACTTAGGGGCAGAGGTAGAGGTCATACACAATAACCCAAATGGAGTAAATATAAATGTAAACTGCGGCTCAACAAAGCCAGAGGAAGTTCAAAAGCTTGTATTAGATACAAAAGCAGACATAGGTCTATCTTTTGATGGTGATGCAGATAGACTGATAGCTGTAGATGAAAAAGGGAATATAGTTGACGGCGATCATATAATGGCTATATGTGGACTGCATTTAAAAGAAAAAGGCATGTTAAAACAAGACACTATAGTAGCCACAATAATGAGCAATTTAGGCTTAGATATTTGCTTGAAGGAAGAGCATATAGGACTAATCAAAACTAAAGTAGGAGATAGATACGTTATAGAGGAAATGCTTAAAGGAGGTTATTCTTTAGGTGGAGAACAATCAGGCCATGTAATATTTCTTGATTATAATACTACAGGAGATGGATTGCTAACAGCATTACAGCTTATTGCAGCAATCAAAGAAAGAGGAGAAAAGCTTTCTAAGCTAGCTGGAATAATGACATCTTTGCCTCAAATTCTTATAAATGCAAAAGTTAGCAATGAGAATAAAAATGCATACCTGGAGGATGAGATTATAAAAGAAGAAATTAGGAAGCTAGAAGAAAAATTTCACGGAGAAGGAAGAGTGCTTATTAGACCTTCAGGAACAGAGCCACTAGTACGTGTTATGATAGAAGGAAAAGATCAAGAAGAAATAACATTAATGGCTAAAAACCTAGCAAACATTATAGAAGAAAGATTAAATTAA
- a CDS encoding C39 family peptidase, translating into MNGPNIRRTNRRTQRKKARRRLLRFIYSTIVLALLIFAGVKTINLIKNIGVPQIAKDIIKKQQGRITILNLDRDTELPIKNNKYRITKLDSGEIVQIISTDKNGIATSMLLDYGSKYEVKWIESNPNYPIREEVFILEIDQENHEIIIESKMHDYIKQVHHTEEGELVVDEVFIEVPTIMQLPELPNGCEITSLTAVLNYKGYNAEKTEMADTYLPKEPFYRKDEKLFGANPYVAYAGDPREKHGFFSYAPPIVEAANHFLDKIKGEEKPIDISGSTREEIIKYLEQGIPVVIWVTLDLSKPIKTYSWHLSDTGEKVDMPINLHCVVLNGYAGDNVHVMNPLEGQVIYNADAFFQSYVELGSHAMTLDGLK; encoded by the coding sequence ATGAATGGACCAAACATAAGAAGAACAAATAGAAGAACACAAAGAAAAAAAGCAAGAAGAAGGCTTTTGAGATTTATATATTCAACGATAGTTTTAGCATTACTTATTTTTGCAGGGGTTAAGACTATAAACCTTATAAAAAACATTGGAGTTCCCCAAATTGCAAAAGATATAATAAAAAAACAACAAGGAAGAATAACTATATTGAATCTAGATAGGGATACTGAGCTTCCTATAAAAAACAATAAATATAGAATAACTAAATTAGATTCTGGCGAAATAGTCCAGATTATATCTACTGATAAAAATGGCATAGCTACTTCAATGCTACTTGATTATGGTAGTAAATATGAGGTAAAGTGGATTGAGTCCAACCCTAATTATCCAATTAGAGAAGAAGTCTTTATACTAGAAATAGACCAAGAAAATCATGAAATTATTATTGAGAGTAAAATGCATGATTATATTAAGCAGGTACATCATACAGAGGAGGGTGAGCTAGTAGTAGATGAAGTGTTTATTGAAGTGCCTACCATTATGCAGCTACCTGAGCTTCCAAATGGTTGTGAGATTACTTCACTAACTGCTGTTCTTAACTATAAAGGCTATAATGCTGAAAAAACAGAAATGGCAGACACATATTTGCCTAAAGAGCCTTTTTATCGTAAGGATGAAAAATTGTTTGGTGCAAATCCATATGTGGCTTATGCAGGAGACCCTAGAGAAAAGCATGGTTTTTTTTCCTATGCTCCTCCTATTGTGGAAGCAGCAAATCATTTTTTAGACAAGATTAAAGGAGAGGAAAAGCCTATAGATATAAGCGGCAGCACACGAGAGGAGATTATTAAATATTTAGAGCAAGGTATCCCAGTAGTGATCTGGGTAACTCTTGATTTAAGCAAGCCTATAAAAACCTACTCATGGCATTTAAGCGATACTGGTGAAAAAGTAGATATGCCTATTAATTTACACTGCGTTGTGCTTAATGGCTATGCAGGGGATAATGTTCATGTAATGAATCCATTAGAAGGGCAGGTCATATATAATGCAGATGCTTTTTTCCAAAGCTACGTTGAGTTGGGCAGTCATGCTATGACTTTAGACGGTTTAAAATAA
- a CDS encoding MBOAT family O-acyltransferase, producing the protein MLTTVSTYVVSIKIGNLHKTQSEYLAKYKNELSREEKKEYRASIKSIQWKWLLFCLFLNFGVLAVVKYANFTIANINFIVQALGSEKQLSFLNLALPMGISFYTFQTMGYIIDVYRGKYPPEKNLFKLGLFVSFFPQLVQGPISRFDELSQTLLGEHEYSSRNISFGLQRILWGYFKKLVIADRILVAVNTIIRNPEIYDGVFVLVGMLFYAFQLYADFTGGIDITIGIAEVLGIKVKENFERPYFSKSIVEYWRRWHISLGSWFREYVFYPISVSKPMLELSKSSRRKLGDAMGKRVPVYISTIVVWFITGIWHGAHWNFVVWGLMNCLVIIVSQELEPFYGWFHNKFNVMHTFAFRLFQVIRTVLLMSSLRLLDCYRDVPTAFRMFGTMFTKFNISEIFSGKLMNLGLGIADYALLLASLVILLTVSLIQRSGSVRCKLAEKPHLVRYLVYYALFISILVVGAYGVGYDSSQFIYNQF; encoded by the coding sequence TTGCTAACAACGGTTTCCACCTATGTTGTAAGTATTAAAATCGGCAATTTACATAAAACTCAATCAGAATATTTAGCTAAATATAAAAACGAATTATCTAGAGAAGAAAAGAAAGAATATAGAGCATCCATAAAATCCATACAATGGAAGTGGCTTTTATTTTGCTTATTCCTAAACTTTGGAGTTTTAGCTGTAGTAAAATATGCTAATTTTACCATTGCTAATATAAACTTTATAGTACAAGCCTTGGGCAGTGAGAAACAGCTTTCTTTCTTGAACCTAGCACTGCCAATGGGTATATCTTTTTATACCTTTCAAACTATGGGATATATTATAGATGTATATAGAGGAAAATATCCTCCCGAAAAAAATCTTTTTAAACTTGGCTTATTTGTTTCATTTTTCCCGCAGCTAGTTCAAGGACCTATTAGTAGATTTGACGAGTTGTCACAAACTCTTTTAGGAGAACATGAATATAGCTCTAGAAATATCAGCTTTGGTCTTCAAAGAATTTTGTGGGGATATTTTAAAAAGCTAGTAATCGCAGACCGTATTTTAGTAGCAGTAAATACAATCATTAGAAACCCTGAAATATATGATGGAGTTTTTGTATTAGTAGGTATGCTCTTCTACGCTTTTCAGCTTTATGCAGACTTTACAGGTGGTATTGATATTACTATTGGTATTGCTGAAGTATTAGGCATTAAAGTAAAAGAAAACTTTGAGAGACCTTATTTCTCTAAATCCATAGTGGAATATTGGAGAAGATGGCACATCTCTTTAGGTTCTTGGTTTCGTGAGTATGTTTTCTACCCTATTTCTGTATCTAAGCCCATGCTAGAATTATCTAAATCCTCTAGACGTAAGCTTGGAGATGCTATGGGAAAACGAGTACCAGTATATATTTCAACTATAGTTGTTTGGTTTATTACAGGGATTTGGCATGGAGCACACTGGAACTTCGTTGTATGGGGTCTTATGAATTGTCTCGTTATCATTGTTTCTCAAGAACTTGAGCCATTCTATGGATGGTTTCACAATAAATTTAATGTAATGCATACCTTTGCATTCCGTTTGTTCCAGGTTATTCGTACAGTGCTTTTAATGAGTTCATTAAGGCTTTTAGATTGCTATAGAGATGTTCCCACAGCATTTAGAATGTTTGGAACTATGTTCACTAAATTTAATATTAGTGAAATATTTAGTGGTAAATTAATGAATCTTGGTTTAGGAATAGCTGACTACGCCCTTCTCCTAGCTAGTCTTGTTATCCTGCTTACTGTAAGTTTAATTCAAAGAAGTGGAAGTGTAAGGTGTAAGCTTGCTGAAAAACCTCATTTAGTCCGTTATTTAGTATACTACGCCCTATTTATTTCTATTCTTGTAGTAGGGGCTTATGGAGTAGGCTACGACTCAAGTCAATTTATTTATAATCAGTTCTAG
- a CDS encoding phosphopantetheine-binding protein, whose protein sequence is METLLEILEELHPDVDFENCDTLIDSNILDSFDIIAIISEINSEFDVAIPAEEIIPENFNSAKALYALIERLSDEY, encoded by the coding sequence ATGGAAACACTATTAGAAATTTTAGAAGAGCTACATCCTGATGTTGATTTTGAAAATTGTGATACATTAATTGATTCTAATATTTTAGATTCATTTGATATTATAGCAATTATATCTGAAATTAATAGTGAATTTGATGTGGCTATACCTGCCGAAGAAATAATACCTGAAAATTTTAACTCTGCTAAAGCTTTATATGCATTGATTGAACGTTTATCAGATGAATATTAA
- a CDS encoding amino acid adenylation domain-containing protein, producing the protein MQNNVLEYLEHTVKRVPDKIAFSNGENSFNFKQVYDLGRAIGTFLNKEGIYKQPVVVFMDRHPKTIVSFFGVVYSGNYYVPIDEEMPRFRIELILKSLNPKAIICDEASKKVVETFEYNGDIYLYDNIVETSIDEKVIEGIREASLDIDPIYVVFTSGSTGIPKGVVACHRSVIDYIESLSDVLEFNESTVFGNQSPLYFDACLKELYPTLKFGATTYIIPKGLFMFPIKLVEFLNEHKINTVCWVVSALTMISAFKTFDRIIPQYVHTIAFAGEVFPMKQLNIWRKTLPNAKFVNLYGPTETTGVCCYFKVERDFEDDEVLPVGKPFKNTEIILLDENNKVPPHGEPGEICVRGSSLTLGYYKAFDKTSEVFVQNPLNDLYPEIIYRTGDIGRYNGRGELVFVSRKDYQIKHMGHRIELGEIEVSVNMIEGVKSACCIYNEDKKRIVLFYVGDVSTKDIATNLKNRLPRYMVPNHIEALETMPLTANGKINRVYLKEYANTKKGER; encoded by the coding sequence ATGCAGAACAATGTTTTAGAATATTTGGAGCATACTGTAAAGCGTGTACCTGATAAGATTGCTTTTTCAAATGGAGAAAATAGTTTTAATTTTAAACAGGTTTATGACCTGGGAAGAGCTATTGGTACCTTTTTAAACAAGGAAGGAATTTATAAACAGCCTGTTGTAGTTTTTATGGACAGGCATCCTAAAACCATAGTATCTTTTTTTGGAGTAGTTTATAGTGGCAACTATTATGTACCTATTGATGAAGAAATGCCACGCTTTCGTATTGAGCTAATATTAAAGAGCCTAAATCCAAAGGCTATTATTTGTGATGAAGCTTCTAAAAAGGTTGTAGAAACCTTTGAATACAATGGAGACATATACTTATATGATAATATAGTAGAGACAAGCATTGATGAAAAGGTCATAGAGGGCATCCGTGAAGCCTCTCTTGATATTGATCCTATATATGTGGTGTTTACCTCAGGATCAACTGGTATACCAAAGGGAGTTGTTGCGTGTCATCGTTCAGTTATTGATTACATCGAAAGCTTATCTGATGTACTAGAATTCAATGAGAGCACGGTATTTGGCAATCAAAGTCCCTTGTATTTTGATGCATGCTTAAAAGAGCTGTATCCTACTTTAAAGTTTGGAGCAACAACCTACATAATACCTAAAGGCCTTTTCATGTTTCCAATTAAATTAGTTGAATTTTTAAATGAGCATAAGATCAATACTGTATGCTGGGTAGTTTCAGCTCTGACTATGATATCTGCCTTTAAGACTTTTGATAGAATAATACCTCAATATGTACATACCATTGCTTTTGCTGGAGAAGTATTTCCCATGAAGCAGTTAAATATTTGGAGAAAAACACTACCAAATGCAAAATTTGTAAACCTATATGGGCCTACAGAAACTACAGGAGTATGCTGTTATTTTAAGGTTGAAAGAGACTTTGAGGACGACGAGGTGCTTCCAGTTGGAAAGCCATTTAAAAATACAGAGATTATCCTATTAGATGAGAACAACAAAGTACCTCCTCATGGAGAGCCTGGAGAAATTTGCGTCAGAGGCTCCTCCCTTACATTGGGCTATTATAAGGCCTTTGACAAAACTAGTGAGGTATTTGTACAAAATCCTTTAAATGATTTATATCCAGAGATTATATACCGCACTGGTGATATTGGAAGGTATAACGGTAGAGGAGAATTAGTTTTTGTTTCACGTAAGGATTATCAGATTAAACATATGGGTCATCGTATCGAGCTTGGTGAAATTGAAGTTAGTGTAAATATGATAGAAGGTGTAAAAAGTGCCTGCTGTATTTACAACGAAGATAAAAAAAGAATTGTTCTTTTTTATGTAGGTGATGTAAGTACAAAGGATATAGCTACTAATTTAAAGAATAGGCTACCTAGATATATGGTTCCTAATCATATTGAAGCTTTAGAGACTATGCCCTTAACTGCAAATGGTAAAATCAATAGAGTATACTTAAAAGAATATGCAAACACAAAAAAAGGAGAGAGATAA
- a CDS encoding transglutaminase domain-containing protein, producing MCSVKKSINKKLIYIISIVIIVSVFFVGMFPSNKLYESIEVEAGTDIPEASAFIKDEKKSGTFVSDVKEINTSLPGVYDVEIKIGRKTYSSTLNIIDTIAPAGEVVHHEIWTNEIIEAKEFVENIFDVTDVKVYFKEQPDFSKAGVQKILIVLEDTSGNKSELESSLTIREDTEPPKIIGATDQTVYIGEKVSYRKDVSVTDNRDENLELIVDSSAVNLKKEGSYTVSYSATDTAGNTSTETVTFTVREKPQNYVDPEELHKLADDVLASIINEDMTDKEKLWEIFQWIKKRITYTGYSDKSDWMQGAIQGIKKGSGDCFTYYATARELLTRAGFENMVVIRVDGTHYWNLVYYEDGWYHFDTCPHHKKYPYVCFLRTDEEVEEYTKINKNYYNFDKTKYPATPTTPLE from the coding sequence ATGTGTTCGGTGAAAAAAAGCATTAATAAAAAGCTTATTTATATTATATCTATAGTTATAATAGTTTCTGTATTTTTTGTTGGAATGTTTCCTTCAAATAAGTTATATGAATCGATAGAAGTTGAAGCAGGAACTGATATACCAGAGGCTTCTGCTTTTATAAAAGACGAAAAAAAGTCAGGAACCTTTGTCTCAGATGTAAAAGAAATCAACACTTCTTTACCTGGAGTATATGATGTAGAAATAAAAATCGGAAGAAAAACATATAGTTCTACGCTTAACATCATAGATACAATAGCCCCAGCAGGAGAGGTAGTTCATCATGAAATCTGGACCAATGAGATAATAGAAGCTAAAGAGTTTGTAGAGAACATCTTTGACGTTACAGATGTTAAGGTATATTTTAAAGAGCAGCCTGATTTTAGTAAGGCTGGAGTACAAAAAATATTAATAGTTTTAGAAGATACAAGTGGAAATAAATCAGAGCTGGAGTCTTCACTTACTATAAGGGAAGACACTGAACCACCTAAGATTATAGGTGCCACTGACCAAACCGTTTACATAGGTGAAAAGGTTTCCTATAGAAAAGATGTATCTGTCACAGATAATAGAGACGAAAATTTAGAGCTAATAGTAGATAGCAGTGCCGTTAACTTAAAAAAAGAAGGCTCTTATACTGTTTCCTATAGTGCAACTGATACTGCTGGAAACACTTCAACTGAAACAGTCACATTTACAGTAAGGGAAAAGCCACAAAACTATGTAGATCCAGAAGAGCTGCATAAATTGGCTGATGATGTACTTGCTAGTATCATCAATGAGGATATGACTGATAAGGAAAAGCTTTGGGAAATTTTCCAATGGATAAAAAAACGTATTACCTATACAGGCTATTCAGATAAATCAGATTGGATGCAGGGAGCTATTCAAGGAATTAAAAAAGGCTCTGGAGATTGCTTTACCTACTATGCAACTGCAAGAGAATTATTAACAAGAGCTGGCTTTGAAAATATGGTTGTCATTAGAGTGGATGGCACACATTATTGGAACTTAGTTTATTATGAGGATGGCTGGTATCATTTTGACACATGTCCTCACCATAAAAAATACCCATATGTTTGCTTTTTGCGTACAGATGAAGAGGTAGAAGAGTATACAAAAATAAACAAGAACTATTATAATTTTGATAAAACTAAATATCCTGCAACACCAACAACCCCATTAGAGTAG
- a CDS encoding aspartate/glutamate racemase family protein produces MKEKIIGILGGMGPDATCVLFQRIISLTNAKSDNEHIRIIIDNNPKIPDRTSAILKGTNSPVPELIKTAVNLENAGVDFVIIPCITSHYFFDDIQKEISVPILNALQITKEHIDKEHKSINKIGVIATSGTIKTNLFQKMLENKDIIIPTDEEQEELVMKVIYGEEGVKAGNRSGKIKTYLSEIVHRLKERGAEAIISGCTEISIVLDQADIDIPLIDPLTLMAKKSVSAVKDSI; encoded by the coding sequence TTGAAGGAAAAAATAATTGGTATACTAGGCGGCATGGGACCAGATGCAACATGTGTTTTATTCCAAAGAATAATAAGCTTAACCAATGCCAAATCTGACAATGAGCATATTAGAATAATAATTGATAATAACCCTAAAATACCTGATCGTACAAGTGCTATTTTAAAGGGGACAAATAGCCCTGTTCCAGAATTAATCAAAACAGCAGTTAATTTGGAAAATGCCGGAGTAGACTTTGTAATAATACCCTGTATAACTTCCCATTATTTCTTTGATGATATACAAAAAGAGATAAGTGTTCCTATATTGAATGCTTTGCAAATAACTAAGGAACATATAGATAAAGAGCATAAGAGTATTAATAAAATTGGTGTCATTGCAACTTCAGGAACTATTAAGACAAATCTCTTTCAAAAAATGCTAGAAAACAAGGACATTATCATTCCCACTGATGAAGAACAAGAAGAGCTTGTTATGAAGGTTATTTATGGTGAAGAAGGAGTAAAAGCTGGCAATAGATCTGGTAAGATTAAAACCTATCTATCAGAAATTGTTCATAGATTAAAGGAAAGAGGTGCTGAGGCTATTATATCAGGATGTACTGAAATAAGTATAGTATTAGACCAGGCTGATATAGATATCCCCTTAATAGACCCACTAACTCTTATGGCAAAAAAATCAGTTTCAGCAGTAAAAGACTCTATATAA
- a CDS encoding OmpA/MotB family protein, translating into MRRTRNNSEEKKGAPEWMTTYGDMVTLLLCFFVLLFSFSEIDAQKFKMIMSSFQGSLGVLESGKTIKPNDFVLDSKTEGLGSIEELENIAKDLGEYLKGKGFSEQVSIEYNERYVKLNFLDGVLFDPGKAVLKDEAIQVLDAVGVKLLEYENNRIKVEGHTDTVPMKSFQYPNNWYLSAARAITVAEYYINEKGFDPKRLSAEGFGEYSPIATNDTAEGRTKNRRIEIKILNSIYDEKNPYDGD; encoded by the coding sequence ATGAGAAGAACAAGGAATAATTCTGAAGAAAAAAAGGGTGCACCGGAATGGATGACTACTTATGGAGATATGGTAACACTCCTACTTTGTTTTTTTGTTCTTTTGTTTTCTTTTTCTGAAATTGATGCTCAAAAATTCAAAATGATTATGAGTTCTTTTCAAGGATCACTTGGAGTATTAGAATCTGGGAAAACTATTAAACCTAATGACTTTGTTCTAGATTCTAAAACAGAAGGTTTAGGTTCTATTGAAGAATTGGAGAATATAGCAAAGGACTTGGGAGAGTATCTTAAAGGAAAGGGATTCAGTGAGCAGGTTAGTATTGAATATAATGAACGATATGTAAAGCTAAACTTTTTAGATGGAGTTCTATTTGATCCTGGAAAAGCAGTATTGAAAGATGAGGCAATTCAAGTTTTAGATGCTGTTGGAGTTAAACTTTTAGAGTATGAAAATAATAGAATAAAGGTTGAAGGGCATACAGATACAGTACCTATGAAATCTTTTCAGTATCCTAACAATTGGTACCTTTCAGCAGCTAGAGCTATTACTGTAGCGGAATACTATATCAATGAAAAAGGATTTGATCCTAAACGATTGTCAGCAGAAGGATTTGGAGAATATTCTCCAATTGCTACAAACGATACAGCAGAGGGAAGGACGAAAAACAGAAGAATAGAAATAAAGATTCTAAATAGTATATATGATGAAAAAAACCCTTATGACGGAGACTAA